A single Cryptococcus deuterogattii R265 chromosome 2, complete sequence DNA region contains:
- a CDS encoding 30S small subunit ribosomal protein S21e, translated as MENDKGVLVDLYIPRHCSATNRLITAQDHASIQLQIADVDADGKAIKGSATTIAICGRIRAQGDSDDSINRIATKEGLLKNVWSYTR; from the exons ATGG AGAACGACAAGGGTGTCCTCGTTGACCTTTACATCCCCCGACACTGCTCGGCTACCA ACCGTCTTATCACCGCCCAGGACCACGCCTCTATCCAACTCCAAATTGCCGATGTCGACGCTGATGGCAAGGCTATCAAGGGCTCTGCCACCACTATCGCTATCTGCGGTCGTATCAGGGCTCAGGGTGACTCTGACGACTCTATCAACAGGATTGCTACCAAGGAGGGCT TGTTGAAGAACGTTTGGTCTTACACCCGATAA